The window TACGTTAACCGTGTGTCTCATAGAATTATTTCTGACATTTTTAGCCTTTATTGTCCCGCTGAATACAGGGTCACGCTCCAAAAGGAATTAAGTCCGATCGCATATTGCGCGATCGTGCCGGTCCGGAATGTTTATCTATCTCTCTTTTAACGTGATCGTTGGAGGGGGATGAATAAAATGTACTATGTTAGGCAATTTGCACGGTCTTGTTTGAGATGTATTCTGTCATAACTGAAACCTACCGGACCGACAAGGGCCGAGAATGTGCGCCCACGCTAATACCGCGGAAGCCCATATCTTTTGTCATTCACCATGTATACAATTTTATCTAATACAATGCTCCGACCTACCTACTCGTGTCTTATTACAATATTGACGAAATAATTCTATATTTTAGGTAgatattaatggtggtaggacctcttgtgagtccgcacgggtagttaccaccagcccgcttatttctgccgtgaagcagtaatgcgtttcggtttcaagggcagccgttgtaaatgtacttgagaccttagaacttatatctcaaggtgggtggcgcatttacgctgtagatgtatttgggctccagtaaccacttaacactgggtgggctgtgagctcgtccacccaactaagcaataaaaaaaaagattatattagATTTGAATGTAATATCTTAgtagaattttttttggttCTATGAATTATCTAATATTTTGTGATTTCTTATAAGAAAACgataaaatatcaaaaacaaATTGGCTAATGTTAGACAAAtatctaatataaaatttcatgttatCAGTGCTGATCCATTATCATGTCTTAGTTTATACTTTtcattaatttctttaatttatattaaaacatataccaaacttttataaataatgtttaataaatgtgaattaataaaaatatataaaatagtttgaaaatgttcctttagtattttaaaaattaatgataatCTCGAAGGAGGTGGATTAAAGAAATTTACTAGTAAATTATATGATAATGTAAGATGTAAGAAGCATGCAGACGCGCTTGGTGCGTTGCACGCAGGCAGGTGTTGTGATCGCGCTCCCCTCTCTGTTGCAGAACGGGCGATGCAGCGCGAGTAGCGCGGTGGGGCCCTGCCCGCCGCACGCCCGGCCAATAAGGGCTCTCCAAGCCTATAATGTCATCGGAGGAGGAGGCCGACTCTCACGCGCCCTACTCGGATAAACTACTAAGGAAACAGAAACGCGCCAGACAGCGCGTGGACGCCGGCGAGCCGCGCAATTCTTACTCGACTCTCGCGACGAACGGAATCGCGCCCGCGCGCGCCGCACTCATGAGTGGTGGACTATACAGCGCCATCTTCGAGGGCCGCCAACACTTCGGCCTCTTCGGACCGGGATACGCGCCGGCCGAAATGTTGAACGAACTTCTCGGACGAACAACAAAACAAGACGACAACGGAGACGAAGCGAACGGCGGCGTGATCGCGCACCGGGTCCTCAGAGACATCCTACAGAGCCGCAATAAAGAGTTACTGCTCTCCTCGGATAACAACAACGTACTAGCAAATAACAACAATGACGAACCGAAAACAGAGAAACGATCACCGGAACGACCCTGCTCGCACGACTCACGGCCGGACCTGGACAACGCCCTCCTCTCGCTCGAAAATCCCGGGAACTCACACGCgtctccgcctccagctcctcCGTCTTCAGAGAACTTAATCGCTCCTAAGCCTGAACCAGAAGATCGTGATAGTGATGCTCAACGCTCCTCCCCCAGACCCTTAGATGTAAAACGTGCTCGTGTTGAAAATATAGTGTCTACGATGCGGTCGAGTCCTGCGCCGCAACAACCACAGGTAAATGGCTGCAAGAAACGGAAGCTGTATCATCCGCAGCAGCACGACGGTGCAGCGGAGCGCTACGGTACCAGCCACAGCAGCAGCACCCACACGGTCTCAGACGACTCGGAGGATGACGGTGAGCGACCACCCATACAACAAAAATTAGTAGAAAAAAATGCACTCAAATCACAACTTAGAACTTTGCAAGAGCAGTTAGCTGAGATGCACGAAAAATATGTGCAACTATGCAATAGAGTAGGGAAGGAGTCTGAGACAGTCGATAACGACGGTGCTTCCAGTGATGTAGAACAAATCGAAGAGTCGATCCCGAAATCCGAACCCGCATCTCCGGCCAAAGAATTACCGCCGCCTCTAACAAATACAGCTACACCAAAGATGTTTTCTCAAGTGATGAACCAAATGATGACCGCAAAGATGCACGCGCAGGCAGTAGGACACCCACACCTTCAGCCAGGATTTAACGGAACGCTACCTATGATGCCGCATTTGCCACCAACAGATCATATGCATCCGCCTCATCCTCAAATACATCTTAATAGCGCGGCAGCCATGTATCTAAATGTCAGCCAAAAATTGTTCTTAGAACAGGAAGCCAGAATAAAAGAAGCTGCTGAGCAACAACAAAACAATCAGCAAATAAGACCTCAGTCTAACCAACATTCGCCGCAGCAGAGGCAACTTGGACCGACGCCGAAACCACCTCTCTCATCTGAGCTGGCTGAACGATTGGATGCTTTACGGGTCAACACAGGATCTGTTGGTCCCATCTCCGGGGCTGACCTTGAGGGCTTAGCAGAtgtattgaaaaatgaaatcacAGCTTCGCTTGCAACACTTATCGACTCTATCGTCACACGTTTCGTGCACCAGCGACGTGTTCTGGGGAAGCAGTCTGAAGCGGCATCGGCAGCGGCAGACAAACTGAACAAGGATTTGATGCGAGCTGCACGGCTCATTGATAGAAAGTCGCCAACGCCCAAGCCTCCGGAGAGACAGATGCCAGGTAACCTTACAGTACATCATGGAGCCACACCGAATGGTGTACCGTTCCTTCCACATAATTCAATGTTAATGAATCAAATGAACGGAGCCCGCGCGCCAGGCGGTGTGGCCTTCCAGCTACACCCCGAGGCGGGCGGCCCCGGACCAGGTCCTCACTTACGGCCTCCGACAGGCATGTTCCAGACGCCGCCAAAACCGTTCGGGCCTCTATACGGGCCGATGAACGGCCAGTTCGAGAGGGAATTGAACCCCGAACAGAGCGAAGCAATCAGCCTCGTCGTCCCATCGAGGAAGAAACGACATAAGGTCACCGACACACGCATCACGCCGAGGACCGTGAGTCGAATACTGGGGGAGGGCGTCAGGCAGTCCCCGGAGAGCAAATTCCCGGAATCGCCGTCACCGCGGCCTTACACAGGATTACCAACCGCAGTGGCGATACCGAACCCATCGCTGCACGAGAGCCAAGTATTCTCTCCGTATTCTCCTTTCTTCGGCGCGGGGGGCGGACTGGCGCGGTCGCCACCTGCAGCCCCGGAGCGGGAGTCCCCGCCGTTGCCTCACGCGCCCGTGCTGCACCACTCAGAGCTGCTGATGAGTGCGCATCACTCCTCGCCCGATTACCTGCGCCAACATGCCCGCATGCACGCCAGCGCGTTGCACCAATCCCAGATGATGATGGACGGGCAGGACCCACATTCCGACTGCAACTCCACAGACCTGCCCTACGACGGAGTTCAGCCTACTATATCCTTTTCAATATACGATCGCATCACTTGAACTCGTGTCAGCACGGTAACCCGACCGACCGGATATAAATCCTCGGCAACCGATATCTTGTTTCTCTAGAGTTTAACCTTACGACTGCTGACTATTTCCTACTCAGTTAAGCATTACGACTGTCGAAGCCCCACAAATGCTGCGGCATCTACAATTTCCAAGTACTTACCCCTCTTGTCGCCACAACGGTGGGTTCACGCATACCTATTTATGAAATTACTCGAACAAATCCGAATGTCCAAACACTAATTCAAAGTTAAGATCTTTTGAGCTTCAAAACAAATGTATTGATGacgtattaatatttcaaaactggGTAAATTCATTAACTGTTCCATTTGATATAGTAAATCATCAATCAATACCAAAGGAAGGTATACATCTGCTAAGGCACGTTATAAGATTAGACAATGCACACGGATTATTAGTATTTGTGGTGCTTCACCGACGTGACCACCCGGAGCCCGGCTTGCTCAATCCTAATCAGATTTATAGGCTTTTCTTACTTGAGGGTGAAATCAACTTTATTACCCACATAGAAGCTTATATTAAACATTCCACGAAAatagaaaaagataaaaagacAAGCGCCaccaaaatttaaattgtattttaatatggCTAACAGACACAAAATATTGTCGATTATTTCaacgttattttattaaattagagCTACGTTTTTCCTGATCGAgtttattatctacatattaaattttgacaatctcataaaataattatcaccTAGCTGCAACTACATGATTACACAAAtataaagttattattaatatatttcattcttaaaataattaacaatgttcaaaattattagttctaaaacaattaaaattaatgaaaattccaAATTAATTAGTGATAATTCAGAGCGATACGTACGTACAGCGCCATCTACCGTTAACTATGTGACAACTTTTATCGATAATTCCTTGACTCCGTTGCACTCCTCAACGCTAACGCCGATGCACCTGCGCAAAGCGAAGCTCATGTTCTTCTGGGTCCGGTATCCGAGCTCAGCCGTCCTCAAGATGTACTTCCCCGACATCAAGTTTAACAAGAACAACACAGCGCAGCTCGTCAAATGGTTCTCGAACTTccggtaagttttttttttattactccaTCATAAATAGAAAGGGGACAGCTATCCATACAGCCATCCTTCTAGTAATTTGATTCTAGATTTCTTGTTTCTGCTTTTTAGTTTCTGAAAAGATAAAGAATCTAAAAAGAATGAACGCCTTAATGGACTCACAATGCagaagaaattaaataaatatgtttatttttaaatttatttcaaaaccaGAATAATTCGTAGTGCTATACCTAtttcttctgtttttttttttgagtattCCTAACACAATACTGTTATAAAATCACCGTCTTTACAAATTTGAAATGTGTCCAAATTAAACGTACGTTTTTAAATTGCAAATTGTCTTTTGACATACATATATCGATCCACTATTTTCTCAAGAAACATATAAACTCGATTTCTTGACCGCTTGACAAGTCCCCTCGACTCGATTCGTAAACTCAATAAAACCGATGATCGAAATATCAATTTAGTTTTCTCCCCAACAGAAAAGGGTTTGACTCCAGCATTTCCTAATTAACACATTACGAGGGACAACCCTAAAATTATGTGTGAATAATGTTTGTGAAATACGCGGTATTTTTTTTCCACAGACAATCAAACTTTGCATCGTTGACGGTATTTCGGGAATTTTTCCGTGttgctatataaaaaaataatattataagtaacggAAAATTTTCCCTCTAATATTGATTGATACTCGACAAACTTTCAGCGTTATCTAAGGCCGGTGATAAAAAAGCATGCCATTCGTGAGCTTCTATGATAAAACAACTTCCCCCTTCTTTCTAAACGTTTATGTCATTATCGTACGTGTTCGATATTTTGTCGAATAGCACGACTTGTTTAGTGACACAGAAAATAgttctagaaatattttttgaatgtACGAAAAAATGCGGTaactaaatacaataattttcaaTATACAAAAAGTAAGGAGATTTGATTGTTGTGAAATATAAAAGTTATATTGAACATCGTAATACAAAATTTAtctacgacaaaaaaaaaacttatattcaaATTACAGTGCCtttaaaatctataaaatttactgtgtaaaattttattagacACAATGTCTACTAACCTCAGAATAAGTACGGCACGTGTCAATGTGTGCAATACACTTGAAACATTCCTGATATATCGACTTTTATATTAAACCTATCTCAAGCATGTTCCATCATATCTAAGTTAGATAAAACGCAAAGCTGAGTAAAAGCTTTGATAAACTTGTTCGATTATTATCGGGGCCTtttcatcgattttttttatacatatacgGTATTGTGTGACAAAAATGTACTGTTTAATAAATTCTTTAAACGCTTGACTTCATTctttagaaaaaagaaaataaattctgaaacataataaatttaaaaccaaaCTGTTTTAATACTCAAACCCCACAGACCGGTCTAAGCAAAGTGAccggaaaacatttttttttttaaatcacgttGAGTTTTCTTCACAAATGAGTTGGTACGTACAACTTAGTCCATTAGTATTGTGCCCTTAATGGTTACATTGTGGACAACGGAAAACGGCCATTTCCTTCGCGATAAACATCTCTGAAAGGATACTGAAAGGGTGAGGGACTAGGGTTGGAAACATTCTAAGTTCTTGAATGTAAAAATCGATACGCATTCGATTTTACTACAAAGCGAAtccttattttatataaatcctATAAATTATATCCTATAAATTAATTCCTTATTTTCTAGTGCAACACGGTCTAGTTAAATTGGAAACTTATTCTACAGAGTATTCCTcaagtattaaataataaaacataatttatgccACGTATTTTCGGACGTCGTTCCAAAATAGATTATCTGTGCTAATATCATAAATACGAAAGTGACTATTAAGTTTTCACGCTCAAACCTCTGAACCGATTTTGAGGAAATTTTGAGCGTGTATCGTTCGAGGCCTTGAAAAGCAAGCTGAGCAAGAGTGCTCGTGTACGAGTTATAAGGAGTAGTCAGCCCGGCCGAAAGAGCGGAAGCTagttgttattaataaaaaaaaacatatactaAATTAGTTTTTCTCATCTCTAGCACGCGAGCAATTTCTACAATCGCGCAAACGACAATTATGTGGATCGAAGGTGTCTCTCTAGCGCCGagttaaactataaataaactataataataaataatataatttacggAAAACATTTCGAACACTACTATCCTGTAATTTAAATAAGAGACGCATGCAGTTTTGCACTTATAAACAGAACaatgtttgaatattattacgaAGCATGAAGGATTAGGgatatctaatttttttttaaattagtatgtAACTAAGTAAGTAATATTAGTAAGTAATATTAGTAAGTAAGTAAatattagacgccttcagctctaacactaggagcagacttagggaccccggtaaccgtactcgtcgaactcggcaaagagttcgacgtgcgatctaacccatgaatcagctcgctgagtttctcgccggatcttctcagcgggtcgcgattccgatccggtagtagattcattcgcgaagcagctgctcttgagttgttaggtctccttcggaggcgctcgggcagctgttgggaaatcccacccctcctggctgagcctttgctcgcccacctgtcctagtaaaactagaaaggcctcagggccaccagtaagctctcaatcaaaaaaaaaagaagtaaatattagttgtttttaaatattttaaataaatattaattgaatattaGTAGTCATAGGGTTTGTTTAAGACATGTCTAAACATGTTTCACAGTCTTTATATCTGTCAAAACTGACCATCGCTTATTTTTGTAGTCATCTGTTGACCAACAGCATGACTCAGCTAGGCACCTTATATGTTGTATTGAGGTAATCGGagaaatgaagttttttttttcatggctcgcctgatggtaagtggtcaccgccgctcatagacgtcagcaatgcctcgggtagagccaagccgctgcctatcattaAAACTATGAGGTGAAAGTTACTGGCCACTATAAAACATCACAAAAAAGTTCTataggtttttttataaaaaagtctTTCTTTATGCAATCAGCGTGATTTGGCACTGACACATCAACAAATAGTATTTATTGTTACagttctaaattttaaattgcttttatattttcattgccATTTGCTTTTATACTTACATACTGAATTAATAATCGATTTTCCTTGTGGTAGAActgttatagtttttttttacttgcccAAATGATTAAGTTATTTTTTCTAGAATTTAATAAGACAATTTAGTTTTAAACATTGCTTTTTTCAACAAGTAACCATAACTAAAAGAAAAGAAGACAATGAAAAATCTAAACtggtaatttaacaaaaaatatgtctgcgacattttattaataattgaacGTTGCATTtgataaattcaataaaaaatttattatgttacaaataaataaatctgataAACGTTTCCCCTGAGCCCgaaacaaatctaaaactttgaCAAACACTCCATTAATAAACCAACGTTCACAAATTAATTGAAGCTAATTAAATAGGTGCAGATTACAAAAAGTCAAACTTTCCGATAGCCTCCAGCGGTATCGTTGTCGAGTTATCGATTTTAACgctaattacattaatttattttaaatacaacgtTTTACTGTATCGCTACCATGAAGCGTATGTTTACtttcgataataataaaaaaaatcaacaatcaacagcttttaaaatcattaatggaacatataaaattcaaattaatattatagcctaaagttttgtttcgaataggatGTACGACTAAAGAAaaagtttcaaattaaattatattagataTCAGTGTTGCCAGTAACATGAAGACTGCTGTCGGGAACTTGTTGTCGTGTCGGATATCTTAGGTGCACTACTTTGACGCGAGCACTTCTCTTGTCTCTTAAACGCGAATAGCCGAGTTGTCTCATGTTCACTATTTCTTCAACTATTTAACATTCGTCTTGTACTCaatacgaaacaaaaaaaaaagatgt of the Bombyx mori chromosome 25, ASM3026992v2 genome contains:
- the LOC100302610 gene encoding homeobox protein prospero isoform X2 codes for the protein MSSEEEADSHAPYSDKLLRKQKRARQRVDAGEPRNSYSTLATNGIAPARAALMSGGLYSAIFEGRQHFGLFGPGYAPAEMLNELLGRTTKQDDNGDEANGGVIAHRVLRDILQSRNKELLLSSDNNNVLANNNNDEPKTEKRSPERPCSHDSRPDLDNALLSLENPGNSHASPPPAPPSSENLIAPKPEPEDRDSDAQRSSPRPLDVKRARVENIVSTMRSSPAPQQPQVNGCKKRKLYHPQQHDGAAERYGTSHSSSTHTVSDDSEDDGERPPIQQKLVEKNALKSQLRTLQEQLAEMHEKYVQLCNRVGKESETVDNDGASSDVEQIEESIPKSEPASPAKELPPPLTNTATPKMFSQVMNQMMTAKMHAQAVGHPHLQPGFNGTLPMMPHLPPTDHMHPPHPQIHLNSAAAMYLNVSQKLFLEQEARIKEAAEQQQNNQQIRPQSNQHSPQQRQLGPTPKPPLSSELAERLDALRVNTGSVGPISGADLEGLADVLKNEITASLATLIDSIVTRFVHQRRVLGKQSEAASAAADKLNKDLMRAARLIDRKSPTPKPPERQMPGMFQTPPKPFGPLYGPMNGQFERELNPEQSEAISLVVPSRKKRHKVTDTRITPRTVSRILGEGVRQSPESKFPESPSPRPYTGLPTAVAIPNPSLHESQVFSPYSPFFGAGGGLARSPPAAPERESPPLPHAPVLHHSELLMSAHHSSPDYLRQHARMHASALHQSQMMMDGQDPHSDCNSTDLPYDGVQPTSSTLTPMHLRKAKLMFFWVRYPSSAVLKMYFPDIKFNKNNTAQLVKWFSNFREFYYIQMEKYARQAISEGLKAAEDLHVAGDSELYRVLNLHYNRNNHIEVPSNFRYVVEQTLREFFRAIQGGKDAEQSWKKSIYKVISRLDDPVPEYFKSPNFLEQLE
- the LOC100302610 gene encoding homeobox protein prospero isoform X1, which encodes MSSEEEADSHAPYSDKLLRKQKRARQRVDAGEPRNSYSTLATNGIAPARAALMSGGLYSAIFEGRQHFGLFGPGYAPAEMLNELLGRTTKQDDNGDEANGGVIAHRVLRDILQSRNKELLLSSDNNNVLANNNNDEPKTEKRSPERPCSHDSRPDLDNALLSLENPGNSHASPPPAPPSSENLIAPKPEPEDRDSDAQRSSPRPLDVKRARVENIVSTMRSSPAPQQPQVNGCKKRKLYHPQQHDGAAERYGTSHSSSTHTVSDDSEDDGERPPIQQKLVEKNALKSQLRTLQEQLAEMHEKYVQLCNRVGKESETVDNDGASSDVEQIEESIPKSEPASPAKELPPPLTNTATPKMFSQVMNQMMTAKMHAQAVGHPHLQPGFNGTLPMMPHLPPTDHMHPPHPQIHLNSAAAMYLNVSQKLFLEQEARIKEAAEQQQNNQQIRPQSNQHSPQQRQLGPTPKPPLSSELAERLDALRVNTGSVGPISGADLEGLADVLKNEITASLATLIDSIVTRFVHQRRVLGKQSEAASAAADKLNKDLMRAARLIDRKSPTPKPPERQMPGNLTVHHGATPNGVPFLPHNSMLMNQMNGARAPGGVAFQLHPEAGGPGPGPHLRPPTGMFQTPPKPFGPLYGPMNGQFERELNPEQSEAISLVVPSRKKRHKVTDTRITPRTVSRILGEGVRQSPESKFPESPSPRPYTGLPTAVAIPNPSLHESQVFSPYSPFFGAGGGLARSPPAAPERESPPLPHAPVLHHSELLMSAHHSSPDYLRQHARMHASALHQSQMMMDGQDPHSDCNSTDLPYDGVQPTSSTLTPMHLRKAKLMFFWVRYPSSAVLKMYFPDIKFNKNNTAQLVKWFSNFREFYYIQMEKYARQAISEGLKAAEDLHVAGDSELYRVLNLHYNRNNHIEVPSNFRYVVEQTLREFFRAIQGGKDAEQSWKKSIYKVISRLDDPVPEYFKSPNFLEQLE